Proteins co-encoded in one Polynucleobacter sp. MWH-UH19D genomic window:
- a CDS encoding prephenate dehydrogenase/arogenate dehydrogenase family protein, whose amino-acid sequence MTIINPSSNYGTVTIVGVGLIGASLGLALKKAGVVTKVLGVGRSKENLDQALKMGAIDGVVDLVEATKQSDVIVLCVPVAQMRAAFEVMEPHLESRTMLTDAGSIKGDVILAAKEVLGKKACQFVPAHPIAGGAQHGACAAKADLFQGKQTIICPLQENSPEDTALVAGFWESAGSVVKKIGVVQHDAIYAAVSHLPHILSYALMASVVNSEDADQKLGHVGAGFKDFTRIAASSPEMWRDICLGNRTAILKELDQYLLIVNHMRKLIAENDGAGLEKLFNKASKARQDLDASE is encoded by the coding sequence ATGACCATTATTAATCCTTCGAGCAATTACGGAACCGTCACCATTGTGGGTGTTGGTCTAATTGGCGCCTCTCTGGGTCTGGCTCTCAAAAAAGCAGGGGTTGTCACAAAAGTTCTAGGTGTTGGTCGTAGCAAAGAGAATTTAGATCAAGCGCTAAAGATGGGCGCAATCGATGGTGTGGTCGATTTAGTGGAGGCTACAAAGCAGTCTGATGTCATCGTGCTTTGTGTACCCGTTGCGCAAATGCGCGCGGCATTCGAGGTAATGGAGCCACATCTTGAGTCGCGCACCATGCTCACGGATGCTGGCAGTATTAAAGGCGATGTGATTTTGGCCGCCAAAGAAGTCTTGGGTAAAAAGGCTTGCCAATTTGTACCAGCTCATCCTATTGCTGGCGGTGCGCAACATGGCGCTTGCGCCGCTAAAGCGGATTTGTTTCAAGGCAAGCAAACCATTATTTGCCCGCTACAAGAAAATTCACCAGAAGATACTGCTTTAGTCGCTGGATTTTGGGAGTCAGCAGGATCTGTAGTGAAGAAAATTGGAGTTGTGCAGCATGATGCGATTTATGCCGCAGTCTCACACTTGCCGCATATTTTGTCTTATGCCTTAATGGCTAGCGTAGTGAACTCCGAAGACGCGGATCAGAAGCTGGGTCATGTTGGCGCAGGGTTTAAAGATTTCACGCGCATTGCCGCGTCGAGTCCTGAGATGTGGCGTGATATTTGCTTGGGTAACCGCACTGCAATTCTGAAAGAACTCGATCAGTATTTATTAATCGTCAATCACATGCGTAAGTTGATTGCAGAAAATGATGGTGCTGGTTTAGAAAAATTATTCAATAAGGCAAGTAAAGCACGCCAAGACTTGGATGCATCTGAATGA
- the aroA gene encoding 3-phosphoshikimate 1-carboxyvinyltransferase: protein MPDISIGPFKRAQGSIVLPGSKSISNRALLLAALSSGTTTLKNLLDADDTQVMRNALRQLGLTVTDKDNHLCVVEGCGGKFPVQDADLFMGNAGTAIRPLTAALAMQGGNYRLSGVARMHERPIRDLVDGLRQVGAKIEYELQDGYPPIKILASPIQIKDVVKVRGDVSSQFLTALLMALPLVATEPVRIEVVGELISRPYIDITLKLMARFGVTVACPDAQSFVIPAKTSDAVYKSPGQFSVEGDASSASYFLALGAIGGGPVRVLGVGKESIQGDVAFADALALMGAKITAGEDWIEVAGVKNANGKLNGITLDCTEIPDAAMTLAVAALFADSPTRLNNIASWRVKETDRIAAMAKELKKVGAAVEEGADYIVVNAPASLSDWKSPSEGIDTYDDHRMAMCFSLAAFGPNALKINDPNCVAKTFPTYFSEFATVVA, encoded by the coding sequence TTGCCCGATATCAGTATTGGTCCATTCAAACGAGCGCAAGGCTCGATTGTCTTGCCAGGCTCAAAGAGCATTTCCAATCGTGCGCTCTTGTTAGCGGCACTTTCTTCTGGAACAACAACCCTCAAGAATTTATTGGACGCCGATGACACTCAAGTCATGCGCAATGCCTTGCGTCAGTTGGGTTTGACGGTTACCGATAAAGATAATCATCTGTGCGTGGTTGAGGGCTGTGGCGGTAAATTTCCTGTGCAAGATGCAGATCTTTTTATGGGTAATGCGGGCACTGCTATTCGTCCATTAACTGCCGCCCTAGCAATGCAAGGTGGTAACTATCGCCTGTCAGGTGTTGCACGCATGCACGAAAGACCAATTCGGGATTTAGTTGATGGTTTACGTCAAGTAGGCGCAAAGATTGAATACGAATTGCAAGACGGCTATCCACCCATCAAGATTTTGGCTTCGCCTATTCAGATTAAAGATGTGGTGAAAGTGCGCGGCGATGTATCTAGCCAATTCTTAACCGCTTTGCTGATGGCTTTGCCTTTGGTAGCTACTGAACCAGTGCGTATCGAAGTGGTTGGTGAATTAATTTCTAGGCCATACATTGATATCACCTTGAAGTTGATGGCGAGGTTTGGAGTAACTGTTGCGTGTCCTGATGCGCAGTCTTTTGTGATCCCAGCTAAAACATCTGATGCGGTCTACAAGAGCCCCGGTCAGTTTTCAGTTGAGGGCGATGCTTCTTCCGCCTCTTACTTCTTGGCTCTAGGCGCTATTGGTGGTGGCCCAGTTCGGGTATTAGGTGTTGGCAAGGAGAGTATTCAAGGGGATGTGGCGTTTGCTGATGCACTTGCCTTAATGGGTGCCAAGATTACTGCTGGTGAAGATTGGATAGAAGTCGCTGGCGTAAAAAATGCTAACGGCAAACTTAATGGCATCACTTTAGATTGCACTGAAATTCCGGATGCAGCGATGACTCTGGCGGTTGCTGCATTATTTGCTGATAGCCCAACGCGCTTAAACAATATTGCGAGCTGGCGTGTAAAAGAAACCGATCGCATTGCCGCGATGGCAAAAGAATTGAAAAAAGTGGGGGCAGCAGTTGAAGAGGGGGCTGACTATATTGTGGTAAATGCGCCAGCATCACTCAGTGATTGGAAGTCTCCAAGTGAGGGGATTGATACCTACGATGATCATCGCATGGCAATGTGCTTTTCATTGGCTGCGTTTGGACCGAATGCACTCAAGATCAATGATCCAAACTGTGTGGCTAAAACGTTTCCAACCTATTTTTCGGAATTTGCGACGGTAGTTGCGTAA